The Perca fluviatilis chromosome 17, GENO_Pfluv_1.0, whole genome shotgun sequence region CCTGTTGTCCTTCTGAACTACTGGCCCGGCAGCAGATGCACCCAGCCAGGAGCTCGGCACTGGAGAAGCTCCCCCTGCAGGcgaggaggagaaaaagaaacagaggaGAGGTATGTTGTCACTACCCCGATGTGAGTccagtgcagatgtgagttgcgcatgcgtcactttgcgacaatgGCGCTTTGCTGTTAGCCACAGAATAATGAGATGGGTACATTACATAGCAGTAACGTATTATTTAGCGTAAGGCATCACATTTTCACGGCATGATCCCTGATGTCAGCTCTAGATTAGAGGCTGAAGTAGCcgacaagaacctgctaacgagagacttctgtaatgtcaatacaataaaaaaatggacctacataacAAAGTTCGTTCACTGCTGGCTagaagttagcaatcaaacacaacaaaggctgtcacttgaatggttgttttgagctaacgttagcaatctaacaatcagaGATAGCTAAAAACTTTTGCCGGATCCAGATCCCTtggcgttatgccgtaaactgtttaaatctgagcatgcgcaactcaaatctgcactcaaTTCACATCTGGTAGtgacagacatttatttttttctctcagaaTCAACTTTACTAGGCCTATAATAGGGTATTATACTGTTAGTtctacattattttttataggTGTCAAAGCAAAATCATTTTTGATGGTTAACCTGCCTTGTTTAAATTTGTTTCCCTAAAATGTCAGTCCTGGTAGATTTGGTGACCTCTGCATGCATCGTTTTCCGTTTTGTGCGTGTGAAGGCAGTTTAAATATTATAGTTTTCCAAAACCGTTAGATTTAATGAAAATCCTTAGAATTATAACTTTACCGCTGTCTGTATTTTAAGATGTAGCTGTGTTGGTTAATTGTGTTTGGTGAAACTCTTTTTCATGATTATAGCAACATCCCAAATTTAGATGGATTAATGCTATAAGAGATTTGAAAGACTTTAAtctggtttattttatttttatttatttttttgaaggtGGAAAAGGCCTGAtcaaacagaaaaagaagaCTCTGCCTCAGAAAGTCACGATAGCAAAAATCCCCCGAGCCAAGAAAAAATATGTCACAAGGGTGTGTGGCATGGCAACATTTGGTAAGAGTCTTtagtgttttcttcttcttaacgttgcccccttctctttctcctaAGGCTCTATTCTTAACGTAACTTCTGTAATGACTCTTGCAGACATTGAACTTAAAGAGGCTCAGCGATTCTTCGCCCAGAAATTCTCTTGTGGTGCCTCGGTTACAGCAGAGGATGAAATCATCATTCAGGGAGATTTTACAGATGACATAATCGACGTCATTCAAGAGAAGTGGCCTGAGGTGAGCTGTCTGAAATGTGTAGCTAAATGTGTGTCTTCAAGGGTTTCTCTTTGTTCGTTTATGTACCAGTTTctcttttgccctcaacttacTGGGTTTTAATTTGGACTTTTGCACTGAGTTTGAACCTCTCTGTACCTGCACAGTGTTGTTAAAAATATGAGATAGTTGGCACTAGGAGAGAAGGGATTTGGCCGGATAACCGAGAAGAAAGCATCTCAATGCAACAGATGTATCCTGTTTTATTTCAGCTCTAAAAGTCCTAGTGTactggtgcgtgtgtgtgtattttatgtttcttgtatcctattttgttgttttgataaACTGTTGCTGATGCTTCTAAAAAAGCAACTGGGGAAGAGCCCTTAACTAATAAGCGTCCCAAACAATATAAGTGATGAGTCTGGGATtcaatatatttttcttattgtcaacaaattccaaaaaagaccaaaaaaacataattcgtACCCAgtctgtggctctcagcccCAAAACCTACTGAAATCCTACTGAAGATGTAAAGCTTTAAAAATGAGTCACAAATGTATAGTTTCATTTTTAGAAGTGGCCTAGTCATTTCCTCAAACAGCAGAGGCCTGCACTACGAAGCAGGATCAACgtgtcctggatctctttcagttatccggcttcacctaacctaacaaccgcggtcccacaTAAGCTGTATCAccacgctggttatcaactagttcagtcaactcagggtttcccaatccagcggcgcgcgcgttcacataaaagaggcggtgtttgcgcaccacgaccaatcgcaaacatctaccagagccgcatattttaaacaagaagagcaaactataattctacataaatatgaagaacacaaacacgtTTTACTGGCAAaatgcaggaaggaaagctggtgTAGTCTACATAATagtaagctccaggatttctatATAGGCTAACCACTTAagaatgcccaatgacacgtaacaacataggctacttaacattatatttttgatacattttgaattgtcatccgtGCTTTTTTTCTTAGGCAATGAAGTCGTtgaacttccctgggggaggacacccaggcccccccactatgatatgccccccttctctcccaaaggcagattctggccaatatacagtacagtacacccaCTAGAATAGCCTACATTAGACGACACtggtcacttccccatcagtcaggcacaagatctgaccataattacacttttgctttccatgaactgttgttgctttagctatttatttcagttgaagccctggcagtggtaagcgatcgtgagcgaaaaaaaaaaaaatatatatatatatatatatatatatatatatatatatatatatatatatatatatatatatatatatatatatatatatatatatatatcaaaacataattctaaCCGATGTGAGTATTGGCAACACACAgctgaagaagccgacaaatagcctatatgtaattcACTCCtcttaaaatctatatctttcataaagatacccatcagtgaatgttaacggggttgtcggtctctaaatgttttaacttttatgagcgcttttctcatctctctctctctctctctctctctctttttttttttttttttttttttttttttttttttttttttttttttttttctctctctctctctctctctctctgtctctctctctgtctctctctctctctctctctctctctctctctctctctgcgcaccgagctcagcctgatcttctaagaacggtgatcgccgttatcaatcgagtattgattggtcagtaggcggagcttttacaccggttgatctctgatctccaacttaacctgctcccgaccaggttaggcgttcagcatgagttaccacggcgattgaacccgataacaagtgatccaccttcgtgatacagaaaaccaaatcttgcttcgtagtacaggcctctggtcacTGTATTTTAGCAAACGTTACTCAGACAGGAGGATATAGtgctttttttgtggaaaatttgttttgtgtgggattgagtcaaaacacactacagtgtgtgtgtgtgtgtgtgtgtgttcgttcatggtaatgaaggaatAGTTTTAAATAGTTtctggacaacaatggagctctatggcacagagaagGAAGATACGTGTCatggttggttttggtcttttcatggggatttgttgacaagttaaaaaaagatatagaaTATCACCACGCGTATTGTGAAAACCTGTTCAATGATAAACA contains the following coding sequences:
- the denr gene encoding density-regulated protein; protein product: MATTEMESGSLESRPEHRTVGSNSNYPLKVLYCGVCSLPTEYCEYMPEPAKCRVWLEKNFPDVFARMTVGPAADAPSQELGTGEAPPAGEEEKKKQRRGGKGLIKQKKKTLPQKVTIAKIPRAKKKYVTRVCGMATFDIELKEAQRFFAQKFSCGASVTAEDEIIIQGDFTDDIIDVIQEKWPEVDDDSIDDLGEVKK